Proteins co-encoded in one Setaria viridis chromosome 9, Setaria_viridis_v4.0, whole genome shotgun sequence genomic window:
- the LOC117840614 gene encoding benzyl alcohol O-benzoyltransferase: MAGLTAALKFTVRRRPAELVAPAAPTPRELKLLSDIDDRASVRLHVPAILLYRRNEAMVGRDPVKVIRDAVARALVHYYPLAGRLREVDGGKLAVDCTGEGVLFIEADADVRLEHLGEPLLPPFPCLQELLFDVPGSSAIVDAPLMLFQVTRLACGGFVLALRVNHTMADGLGMVQFGAALAELARGALAPTVRPVWDRELLMARDPPLPSFAHREYDEAQGTDDTVTSLDDLAHRCLFFTPRDVAALRDLLDPPQLRGSATTFDVLAGCLWKCRTVALAPDANAEMRMICVVNVRGIRTPRGGGGIPRGYYGNAAVGAVAVSTAGALCANPLGYAIELVKKAKEEVDMEYIRSVADLVVLRGRPPVSFVRTYMVSDVRKAPAARLDFGWGRPVYGGPAEVGGDLAWVASYFVSVTDARGEEGIAVPVCLPRSAMERFAEEMGKLLQRPLVDVAVRQQPRSAL; this comes from the coding sequence ATGGCGGGCTTGACGGCGGCGTTGAAGTTCACCGTGCGCAGGCGACCGGCAGAGCTGGTGGCACCGGCAGCCCCAACGCCACGTGAGCTGAAGCTCCTCTCCGACATCGATGACCGGGCGTCTGTACGTCTCCACGTCCCCGCCATCCTGCTCTACCGGCGCAACGAGGCCATGGTCGGCCGGGACCCCGTGAAGGTCATCCGGGACGCTGTCGCGAGGGCGCTGGTGCACTACTACCCGCTCGCCGGGCGGCTCAGGGAGGTGGACGGGGGCAAGCTCGCCGTCGACTGCACCGGCGAGGGAGTGCTGTTCATcgaggccgacgccgacgtccgCCTCGAGCACTTGGGTGAACCTCTGCTGCCGCCCTTCCCGTGCCTCCAGGAGCTCCTGTTCGACGTCCCCGGCTCGTCCGCCATCGTCGACGCGCCCCTCATGCTCTTCCAGGTGACGCGGCTTGCATGTGGAGGCTTTGTCCTGGCCCTCCGGGTGAACCACACGATGGCGGACGGGCTGGGGATGGTGCAGTTCGGCGCCGCCTTGGCGGAGCTAGCGCGGGGCGCCCTGGCGCCGACGGTGCGGCCGGTGTGGGACCGCGAGCTGCTGATGGCGCGCGACCCGCCGCTTCCGAGCTTCGCCCACCGCGAGTACGACGAGGCGCAGGGCACCGACGACACCGTCACGTCGCTCGACGACCTGGCGcaccgctgcttgttcttcacGCCCCGTGACGTGGCCGCGCTCCGGGACCTCCTCGACCCGCCGCAGCTGCGCGGGAGCGCGACCACGTTCGACGTCCTGGCAGGGTGCCTGTGGAAGTGCCGCACGGTGGCGCTGGCCCCTGATGCCAACGCGGAGATGCGGATGATATGCGTCGTCAACGTCCGCGGCATCAGGACgccgaggggcggcggcggcatccccAGGGGCTACTACGGCAACGCGGCCGTTGGCGCGGTCGCCGTCTCGACGGCCGGCGCTCTCTGCGCCAACCCTCTCGGCTACGCGATCGAGCTGGTGAAGAAGGCCAAGGAGGAGGTGGACATGGAGTACATACGGTCGGTTGCGGATCTCGTTGTGCTACGGGGGCGGCCGCCCGTGTCGTTCGTGCGCACGTACATGGTGTCAGACGTGAGGAAagccccggccgcgcgcctgGATTTTGGGTGGGGCAGGCCGGTGTACGGCGGCCCGGCGGAGGTCGGCGGTGACCTCGCCTGGGTTGCCAGCTACTTCGTGTCGGTTACGGACGCTAGAGGCGAGGAAGGCATCGCTGTGCCGGTGTGCCTGCCCCGATCCGCCATGGAGAGGTTCGCCGAGGAGATGGGCAAGCTGCTCCAGCGCCCGCTCGTCGACGTCGCCGTGAGGCAGCAGCCCAGGTCCGCGCTCTGA